A stretch of Lathyrus oleraceus cultivar Zhongwan6 chromosome 6, CAAS_Psat_ZW6_1.0, whole genome shotgun sequence DNA encodes these proteins:
- the LOC127095533 gene encoding uncharacterized protein LOC127095533 — MKIVTGFGKCCEILVKEFIVNIYKECDNKRSREFRKVYVRGKCVDFSHEIINGFLGRNEEEQAEIEVFNNVIYRETTSKKVKESLRKGKLSASAFSVKYVILHIIGAVKWVPTNHTSNIAYGLGKFIYIVGTKSNFNFGSFFDQTMKHVTSYVVKIPITFPSLIYGVILSLHPGILINSNSTCKRDPPLSLHYRFFTRKHVPNIVMTSRQTPSRPNIQDTCKTLDETIKSCAERKSKIEMFIKALSEEEGGLKGDGTYEEEENEDGSDASDDEDDTNNDED; from the coding sequence ATGAAAATTGTAACTGGTTTTGGCAAGTGTTGTGAAATTCTTGTCAAAGAATTTATTGTGAACATCTACAAAGAGTGTGACAACAAGAGGAGCAGGGAGTTTAGAAAAGTGTATGTCAGAGGAAAATGTGTGGATTTTTCTCATGAAATAATCAACGGGTTCTTAGGAAGAAATGAAGAAGAACAAGCTGAAATTGAAGTCTTTAACAATGTCATCTACAGAGAGACTACTTCTAAGAAAGTGAAGGAATCCCTAAGGAAAGGGAAATTGTCAGCCAGTGCCTTTAGTGTCAAGTATGTTATTCTCCACATAATTGGAGCTGTAAAGTGGGTTCCAACCAATCACACCTCCAATATAGCTTATGGACTAGGTAAGTTTATCTATATTGTTGGTACCAAGTCAAATTTTAATTTTGGATCTTTTTTTGATCAAACTATGAAGCATGTTACCTCTTATGTTGTGAAAATTCCAATAACTTTTCCATCATTGATATATGGGGTTATCCTAAGTCTACACCCAGGTATCTTAATCAACTCTAACAGTACTTGCAAAAGGGACCCTCCTCTCTCATTGCATTATAGGTTTTTCACTAGGAAACATGTCCCAAACATTGTTATGACATCTAGACAGACACCTTCCAGGCCTAATATACAAGATACCTGTAAGACCTTGGATGAAACTATAAAAAGTTGTGCTGAAAGGAAAAGCAAGATTGAAATGTTTATTAAGGCCCTGTCTGAAGAGGAAGGAggtttgaaaggtgatggaacATATGAAGAAGAGGAAAATGAAGATGGTTCTGATGCtagtgatgatgaagatgatacCAACAATGATGAGGATTGA